taaaatggaaaaataaaaacgagttgtgaaatttgttatcaagtatcccgcagttcccaaaaaaatcttgaaagatcccaaaaattggatttttttgttttttggctatattaTCCACAATAGGGGCGGgattatcggaatcctttacaagataattaagaacttattgggcaatctaaaataggttactatcttttgatatcaaatatgcgatttgagaatttttgccctaaagttgaattttacataaaaaatagacattttttgaatggacctgatcccgtcggtatcgaaaattataaactttttttcatttagaatatttgatgtaaagttagcttttcaaaaagtacaaattcattatacatcctcttagaaaatttttaggtaacttaaaaagaataaaagtacttttttccccaaaaaattgcgaaaaatcgccttttttatttgatatatagatctattttatttgatatatagatcttctttctttatttgatatatagatctattgttaatcctataaaagaaaaatagataaaatcggagaatatttggaaccgcggtcaccaaaaaactggtgtagggtgggtaaaaatgttgaaaattaaattttcaaatgcgaatattttctaagctataagagataattgatagctacgacgaggttttatgtagttttAGTGTAGGAGATTtcgtatgtatattttttttaaatctgaacTCAAACGAACAAATaggttcattttaaaaattgaacatacccgaggtgtcctactttgggaacgcctggtcccgctcctggtggggtcatgaggtccaaattcttaaacttaaactcgacttcACTTcgtctttgcgcatgtgaaatttcattcaaatccgcgtaagggtttagaagttacagatttatttctctctttttttattctcataccactgtggaTCGGAACATTGGAgttcgaaaaacaaaaaaatatttgtaaaaaaagttcgatttttcgaactttttggAATGTAcattatacacagaaaaaactatttcttaaaccgtttcaattcaaatatttgttgaaaacgcatttttgttattttttgtgtttcgattacgaaaattatctattcaataatttttgtatttgaaattcaaccaataacgcaaattgtatattcaattgtcaaaataatcaaattcaaaactcaaaattcaatagaaaatatcaagaaattttgtttttgaacaaatgaataattgatttaattatgaaataattgaaaccagttcaatatgggataaatgtttgaattgaaatataattttttctgtgtatgcatacattttataaaagcttaattctttatctatccataattgtttaaaatgtttaaatcggTCTAAgagtgtgagttagaggtaataaataaataaactctttgaaaacggttttagtatggtCTCACCTAGGCcaacaacccccattaggtctctaatttttaattatctctcgaatgtgttttttttatcgtaCAATGGCACATATTTACGGAAAatggaatatatattttttgaaatatcttttgACTACGAACGAGTTTCTATGCTGTAACCAGTTTTGATTAGAAATGGATCTAAAGAACATATTCTTAATGTGggatcaaaaattataaaatctatcTAACAGTTGTAAACTTATTAACAGTTTCAATTTAGCTGAAACTGAaggaaatttcgaaattctggagAACTTATAATTTTGTATGGCTATGGAGTTACGGAATTCGGttcaaaaatgcatttttttttatcgaaattttttcgTTTTGTCCCTTAGTGCCTTATATTGGTTTGCTACTCTAGGtattgattgaaatttgaaatccTGTGTGATGCAGTTAAGAACttaagcaatatttttttttttttaaaaaaataataaaaccacaGTATTTTAGAATTAAACGTTTACTTTTGATTGATAGTGTAAAATacctgtttttgtttgtttaacttTGTCTGTATTTGTATTTCAGTATTGTCCATATTTGTTTATCTACCAGTATTGTTAgatttacaaaaacataaaaaataataccttCAACAAACACTTTTGCTATTTGAACTATTTAGTTTAGGATATGTATTAGACAAACTATATGTACTACATATTGTTTGTATTAGAATATTCatgtatatttatgtaaaagTGTTTCGAAAAGATATCTCTTATTTTGGAATTCTGTTGTTTTTTGGTCTGACACTGGCTGCATGTTTGCAAAACACTTCAAAACAGCAAAATGGTCAAAACAGTATAAAAAGagtaaatagtatttttatttacttttcatATGCAACATGTTTAGCTGCTCTCAATGCTTTAAGATATACAAACAACTTAAGGTGAGTGGCATGAATGAAGATGAACcatgtttgttttttctcttttctaaCTGACCTTAAATTGTCAAATCTTAACAGAATCTAGgcattataaatgaaatttggtatgtataatttatgtttttaaaaatgaatatttgtttattcACTTCCAGCAATTAGaagttatattttcgatatGTTTACTAAAATGTATTTACTTCGTTTAGCTAAAATGTTATTCatcatatgaaaaaacaaattacattatCGACTTTCGACTTTTTAACATAAAGTTTGTCTTAGTTCGACagtatacattttaaaagtaaGAAGAATAACATGAAAATACTCAgtgtatttatgaattttaaagtcATCGGTTGACTTACATAAATATGTAGGTTGTTGAACCGAATACAATTATTAATTTGtgaaactattttgaaaattaaagtcgtattaagttttattaattattaatatttaatgtaaattttaaaatttccatacaaaatttgactttaaaatgttgtttaaatttataatttgtttatgaatacggccttTAGTGTTTGCATAACTAGAGTCCATTGTAACGCTAGAAGCTGAATTGGAAACATAATCTTCTCTTTCTCACTTTTagatatgggggatttcatgtcaagtggaccagcttttgaaatcgatgtcttccgatttggttagttctattggatagtaattcagacacaatttcaacaagatcagtcgagaactctctgagttagagggggtcaaaatttgacaggtgttttttctcatccatgtaacttattacctattgctcttagcaaaatgtgtcccaaatattttagatatttcttcaatctttcgaaaaaattaaaaataaaaaaattttaaaatttttttctgaaatcaaaaaatagtttgacctttttttcaaaagaaagcttagatattttcctttaagacctatttggtcgtttagtgggatgcgagttggatatctatcaaaatatatattttgtaactcaaaacataaaatttttggctttttttgcaaaatcaaaaactttgttgactttttttttctaatatgggcactttttgttgaaatttttttttactcaaaagaaaTCCTacgtccattcctttaagatattttttttcgcTTAGTGGAATGCAAGTGAGATATCtatctaaattaatattttgtaactcaagatatacaatttttgactttttttgaaaaatctaactttttttcaaaatggtcccttttttaaatttttttggtcaaaagtAAGCTTAGGTCCATCCTTTAAGAGGTTTTTCGTCGCTGAGTGGtttgcgagtgggatatctactcaagacataaaatttttgacttgtttttgcaaaatcgttcttttttaattttttttttgctcaaaagtaaGCTTTAGGTTGTTCTTTTAGGAGATTtctgggatgcgagtgggatatataatAGATAATATAATAGATCTAACCTTGgtgaaaatttcatcccgatcgggaGACatggatttcaaaagttggttcacttgacaatCGCCATATACAGTAGGGtgggtcaaaatattttttctaaaatttttcaaaggctCAGAGATAAAAATGTGCCAAATGGTGTAGCTAATatgtatctaaaattttattgcattgttttaagttttactgCCTCCGGATCGTAGTTGAATTTTTGGAAAGAGTAAATTTTTTACATCCcattaataatacatttttatgcgAATTAATATTAACTACTGAtaccaaaatcaaattttaccaTTCAAATCCGGATTCTTACTGTTACATTTCAGCAGATCACGTATTTACATATTactgtttttaaacaaataccctaaaaatcgaaaataaataaagtgcAATTATTTATTTGGTGGGAAGTGTCCCTTATTTTGGTGTTTtgtgtgatttaaaaaatcatatattgCCAACCTATGCagatctaaattaaattttatgactgAACCATACTTAGCATTAAATATGAGACGGAAACTAAAAAAGAGCCAACATATAAAGTAATACAGTGTACTCTCTCATAAGCGGACACCTAAGGGACTGACAAATTTGTCCGCTTATGAGAGGTGTCCGCTTATTAGAGtagtaaagatttatttttattatattcatttttaaactattttatttaagaacaacaacataacaaaatataatacaaaGAAAAGTAACatttcattaacatttttacaaaaagtaaaaaaatgcaaaatacatacatttatatattcaaatggatttaaaaaagtcacaaaTTTTAGATTGGTAAGTTTTTCCTTTGATTTCAATATCTTGGAGATGTATTTGAAGATCAGTAAGCAACTGAACTGATTTAAAGTCGCTGCGGTATGAAGAAAatgcttttagtttttttattgctaTATAAGCCTCTTTATAAGAAGTTAACTTGTCGTCAATTTCACTTTCTTCATCTTCAGACGAGTTGGCTAGGTTTTCTTGGGAAGCAATTATCATTTCAGTACTAATGTTTTCCAAATCTTCATCATTAATGATGACGTCGCTATCTAAATTTATATAGTCTTCGACGTCAATTTGAATTTGGTTCTGAACTCGATTAATAACATTAGAGAATTGAGCAAGTGCTGCTAGTGGAATATCATCTTCTGCGGTCCAACAGTTATCGTCATTGGAGCTACCTCTTTCCCCAAACCCAGATTTCCTGAAACAATTTTGTATTGTCTGTGGACTTACTTGTTCCCACGCTTTGTGTGCAAAATAAACGACATCtaacaaatttattgattttgataaTTCCAAAGCAGAATTTGCATCTTCcatttgcaacaaaatattttttaaaaataacgatttGTACAAAAACTTGAAGTTTTTTATAACGCCTTGATCTAGTGGTTGACAAAAAGCTGTTGTGTTTggtgggaaaaaataacttttacattttttaatttgagatcTCGAGGATGAGAAGtcgcattatctaaaaataGCAGAACTTTCCGTTCTTGAATTTGCATTTTCCTATCAAACTGCACTAGAAAATCAGTCATCAATTCAGATGTCATCCAAGCCTTTTTATTTGATCGCCATGTAACTGGTAAATTGGTTAAGTTGATGTTGCGAAACGCCCGTGGCTTTGCAGCTTTTCCAATAACAAAAAGACGTTCTTTCTCTCCAGCCATATTGGCGCAATGCAAAATCGTAAGCCTATCCTTTGCCATTTTTCCTCCAGCGCAAGTTTCACCTTTTAATGCAAATGTTTTATCAGGCAATGCACGAAAAAATAAGCCAGTCTCATCTGCATTGTAAATATCTCGCGAATCATATCCCTCAATCAAAGAAGGcactttttctgtaaaatttatGACATCATTTTGGTTTACACTAGCAGCTTCTCCAGAAATTGTACGGAAGGATATGTTATGTCGTTTTTTGAACCTTTCAAGCCAGCCAGATGATGCACTAAAATCGGCGAAATTCATATTTTCTGCAATTTCTTTAGCTTTGCTTCTTATAAGAGTGCCCGACAGAGGAATAGCTTTATTTCGAGCCTTCACAAACCATTCGTAGCACAATTTATCAATGCAAAGACCCTTTGGACTTAACATACTCTTTTTTCTCTCTGGATTGACATTAGTGTcccacaattttaaaatttggtctTTGTTTTTTACAATGCAAGCAGCTTGAGTTTTGCTGATCTTACATTTTTTTGCTAACTCGCGTACactaagtttttcatttttatgtatttcaatgacattaactttttctttaatactCAACACAGCTTTAGGCATGGCGATTTCAGAACGTGTATGTACAATAAACACTTgcaaatgtatgtttttttacaTTCAATATCAATTAAGGGAAATCCCCTTTTTACAGCTGtaagaatataaaataaagtaaacaaaaacagTGTTGCATTTCTGTAATCTGTCCCGTTATGGGGAAAAAAAATCTCCTTTGGTATGAAAAAAAGTGTCCGCGTCCTGTTATAGGAGGGTTGTCCGCTCAAaaggaacaaaatttaaaaatcccaaaGAATATTTTTGGGACTGAAAAAAGTGTCCGTTTATGAGACGTGTCCGCTTAAGAGAGGTGTCCGCAAAGAGAGAGTACACTGTAGAAGCCATCGTTATTGGAAAACTGATATAAATATGGGAGAAATCGTCAATACCTTCAGTATCTGATAGACGAATGAAGGTTATGATACGAACatatcatttaatttaaatatcttttaaagtcTCACCCgaaaattgttaaagaaaagtTGGAAAAAATCCATTGTGAAAGCAAGACTTTGTTTGATATTTCGGCAtgtaaatgaaaacattttctgaaatgtacttgtattaaaaaacaaaaaaatacctgCAAGAGAATGAATTTTGATAACATACCAGAGAACGGTTACACAAATGGCTATAAGTAGCCAGATACTTATATTGAGCAGTGCATCAGAACTTGAATATGATCAGTTTGATTGTGAAG
The nucleotide sequence above comes from Calliphora vicina chromosome 1, idCalVici1.1, whole genome shotgun sequence. Encoded proteins:
- the LOC135951456 gene encoding tigger transposable element-derived protein 4-like gives rise to the protein MPKAVLSIKEKVNVIEIHKNEKLSVRELAKKCKISKTQAACIVKNKDQILKLWDTNVNPERKKSMLSPKGLCIDKLCYEWFVKARNKAIPLSGTLIRSKAKEIAENMNFADFSASSGWLERFKKRHNISFRTISGEAASVNQNDVINFTEKVPSLIEGYDSRDIYNADETGLFFRALPDKTFALKGETCAGGKMAKDRLTILHCANMAGEKERLFVIGKAAKPRAFRNINLTNLPVTWRSNKKAWMTSELMTDFLVQFDRKMQIQERKVLLFLDNATSHPRDLKLKNVKVIFSHQTQQLFVNH